A genomic segment from Janibacter sp. DB-40 encodes:
- a CDS encoding alanine racemase: MNRATAWERATRGRAAPFALVDLAAFDANAADLARRAAGRPIRVASKSIRVRHLLDRALAHEGFAGVMSYSLPEALWLAGTGLTDLFVAYPTTDRGALTALARDERALREIAITVDSVEHVDALRRWLPAGAPVRVVIDVDASLRVGPAHLGVRRSPTRSPRRAAAVAAAAHRAGLVVDGLMFYDAQIAGLPDSSAAVRLVKARSDASLRRRRGAVRRAVEGVVGPLRIVNGGGTGSLEVTGADPALTELAAGSGLIGPTLFDGYVAFSPQPAVAFALPVVRRPARSIVTVFSGGYIASGAAGRSRVPSVHHPEGLELIGSEGAGEVQTPLRGKAARDLLIGDRVWFRHAKAGELAERFDEYLVVHGDEVVDVVPTYRGEGKNFG, translated from the coding sequence ATGAACCGTGCCACTGCCTGGGAGCGCGCGACGCGTGGGCGGGCCGCCCCCTTCGCCCTCGTCGATCTGGCCGCCTTCGACGCCAACGCGGCCGACCTCGCCCGCCGCGCCGCCGGCCGGCCGATCCGGGTGGCGAGCAAGTCGATCCGGGTGCGCCACCTGCTGGATCGGGCGCTGGCGCACGAGGGCTTCGCCGGAGTCATGTCCTACTCGCTGCCGGAGGCGCTGTGGCTCGCCGGGACCGGGCTGACGGACCTCTTCGTGGCCTACCCGACGACCGATCGTGGCGCGCTCACCGCGCTCGCCCGGGACGAGCGGGCGCTCAGGGAGATCGCGATCACGGTGGACTCCGTCGAGCACGTCGATGCCCTCCGCCGCTGGCTGCCCGCCGGGGCCCCCGTGCGCGTCGTCATCGACGTCGACGCCTCCCTGCGGGTCGGCCCGGCGCACCTGGGCGTGCGCCGCAGTCCGACCCGCTCACCGCGGCGTGCGGCCGCCGTCGCCGCGGCCGCACACCGTGCCGGGCTGGTCGTCGACGGGCTGATGTTCTACGACGCCCAGATCGCGGGCCTGCCGGACAGCTCGGCGGCGGTGCGCCTGGTCAAGGCCCGCAGCGATGCCTCCCTGCGACGACGCCGCGGAGCGGTGCGCAGGGCCGTCGAGGGTGTGGTCGGCCCCCTTCGCATCGTCAACGGCGGTGGGACCGGCTCGCTAGAGGTGACCGGTGCGGACCCCGCCCTCACCGAGCTCGCCGCCGGCTCCGGTCTGATCGGGCCGACGCTCTTCGACGGTTATGTCGCGTTCAGCCCGCAGCCGGCCGTCGCCTTCGCGCTTCCCGTCGTCCGCCGACCCGCGAGGAGCATCGTCACCGTCTTCTCCGGTGGGTACATCGCCTCCGGCGCGGCGGGGAGGAGTCGAGTGCCGTCCGTGCACCACCCCGAGGGGCTCGAGCTCATCGGCTCCGAGGGCGCCGGCGAGGTGCAGACACCCTTGCGCGGCAAGGCCGCCCGCGACCTCCTCATCGGTGACCGCGTGTGGTTCCGGCACGCCAAGGCGGGTGAGCTCGCCGAGCGGTTCGACGAGTACCTCGTGGTGCACGGCGACGAGGTCGTCGACGTCGTGCCGACCTACCGCGGCGAGGGAAAGAACTTCGGATGA